A window from Peromyscus eremicus chromosome 1, PerEre_H2_v1, whole genome shotgun sequence encodes these proteins:
- the LOC131898798 gene encoding olfactory receptor 13A1-like — MMLSPNQTMVTEFVLEGFSEHPGLRLLLIGCFLSLYTMALLGNIVIITLVTSSTGLHSPMYFFLCNLATMDIVCTSSVLPKALLGLVSDKNTISFKGCMAQLFFLVWSASSELLLLTVMAYDRYMAICHPLHYSSRMSPHLCGALAMGVWSICALNASVHTGLMTRLSFCGPKVITHFFCEIPPLLLLSCSPTYVNSIMTLVADAFYGGINFILTLLSYGYIIASILRMRSAEGKRKAFSTCSSHLIVVCVYYSSVFCAYISPASSYSPERSKISSVLYSVLSPTLNPLIYTLRNKDVKLALGRLLPSSSH, encoded by the coding sequence atgatgttgagtcccaacCAGACAATGGTGACAGAGTTTGTGCTGGAAGGGTTCTCAGAGCACCCTGGACTACGGCTGCTCCTGATTGGCTGCTTCCTGTCCCTCTACACAATGGCTCTACTAGGCAACATTGTCATCATCACTTTGGTCACCTCCAGCACTGGGCTCCACAGTCCCATGTACTTTTTCCTGTGCAACCTGGCCACCATGGATATTGTCTGCACCTCCTCCGTGCTACCCAAGGCACTGCTTGGCCTAGTATCTGATAAAAACACCATCTCCTTCAAGGGGTGCATGGCCCAGCTCTTCTTCCTTGTGTGGTCTGCATCCTCTGAGCTGCTGCTGCTCACAgtcatggcctatgaccgctacaTGGCCATCTGCCATCCCCTGCACTATAGCTCTAGAATGAGCCCACACCTGTGTGGGGCCCTAGCCATGGGTGTGTGGTCCATCTGTGCTCTGAATGCATCTGTCCACACTGGTCTGATGACAAGGCTGTCATTCTGTGGCCCCAAGGTCATCACCCACTTCTTCTGTGAGATCCCCccactccttctcctctcctgcaGCCCCACATATGTGAATAGCATTATGACTCTTGTGGCAGATGCCTTTTATGGAGGCATCAACTTCATCCTCACTCTACTATCCTATGGCTACATCATCGCCAGCATTCTGCGCATGCGTTCTGCTGAGGGCAAGAGGAAGGCCTTTTCTACCTGCTCCTCCCACCTCATTGTGGTCTGTGTGTACTACTCATCTGTGTTCTGTGCCTACATCAGTCCTGCTTCCAGCTACAGCCCAGAAAGAAGCAAAATATCTTCAGTGCTATACTCAGTGCTCAGTCCAACCCTGAACCCCCTCATCTATACACTGAGGAACAAGGATGTCAAGCTCGCTCTGGGGAGACTCTTGCCCTCTTCCTCACATTAA